A single genomic interval of Eleutherodactylus coqui strain aEleCoq1 chromosome 3, aEleCoq1.hap1, whole genome shotgun sequence harbors:
- the C3H1orf210 gene encoding type III endosome membrane protein TEMP: MMRLILFLAVLLAAASAHPCTLSAQGGADCRGRGLTKFPFTLPHDIKDLDLSANSIHRLSRFPVTFSELRYLNLSGNPLKVISGGGAFRKLTSLQTLDLSSCGISRVNPEAFLRLRHLRTLILRNNTFRDLDLWPRPLITLTRLDVRGTTLMSSDRMGDLMDQLAARRFRDCSSGRAIHASQDQASGDFCSRAMLKEKRERDVQSADKAKSEDIKRYVRDVNDSLSSNSSSRSETPAVSQGRSWPYLVGFVLIAGTVSLLIAVVAKCNLCHQHLRSYRHRPLPENEWITESQNELPGIPLPGQDDEDGFIEDNYIQPSDHREELDEDEEMEEEEDEEGEEIRAPHEQL; the protein is encoded by the exons ATGATGAGGCTCATCCTGTTCCTCGCAGTCCTCCTCGCGGCCGCGTCTGCGCACCCCTGTACACTCAGCGCTCAG GGCGGTGCGGACTGCAGGGGAAGAGGACTCACTAAGTTTCCCTTCACCCTCCCCCATGATATCAAGGACCTGGACCTCTCTGCCAACTCCATCCATCGCCTGAGCCGATTTCCTGTAACATTTTCCGAACTTCGTTACCTCAACCTGTCCGGGAACCCCCTAAAGGTGATCTCCGGGGGGGGAGCTTTCCGGAAACTGACCAGTCTCCAAACCTTGGATCTGAGCAGCTGTGGGATCTCCAGGGTAAACCCTGAAGCATTTCTGAGGCTGCGCCATCTTCGGACACTGATCTTAAGAAATAACACATTTCGAGACCTTGATCTATGGCCTCGGCCTCTTATAACGCTGACCAGACTTGATGTGAGGGGTACCACCCTGATGTCATCAGACAGGATGGGGGACTTGATGGACCAGTTGGCCGCGAGAAGATTCCGTGACTGTTCCTCCGGGAGAGCCATTCATGCGTCCCAGGATCAAG CCTCCGGCGACTTCTGCTCCCGTGCGATGCTTAAAGAAAAGAGGGAGCGTGATGTACAAAGTGCGGACAAGGCCAAGAGCGAGGACATCAAACGCTACGTCCGTGATGTCAATGACAGCCTGTCCTCCAACTCCA GTTCTCGTTCGGAAACCCCAGCGGTCTCTCAAGGTAGAAGTTGGCCGTATCTGGTGGGATTTGTGCTGATCGCTGGCACTGTGTCCCTCCTCATTGCTGTCGTCGCCAAGTGCAACCTCTGCCACCAGCACCTCCGCAGTTATCGGCATCGCCCTCTGCCCGAGAACGAATGGATTACGGAGTCTCAGAATGAGCTGCCGGGCATCCCACTTCCAGGACAAGACGATGAGGATGGCTTTATAGAGGACAATTACATTCAACCATCGGACCATCGAGAAGAGCTGGACGAGGAtgaagagatggaggaagaggaagatgaggaaggGGAGGAAATTCGAGCACCTCATGAACAACTTTGA
- the TMEM125 gene encoding transmembrane protein 125, translated as MSSIDELPPPRASPNQEQIQNDALEEHPELWWSREPLKSVLCYSFSVLLILACGIGGIVLLSTTTSRSGEWRMAVGATLCILALLVLLKQLLSSAIQDMHCLTRREHINMLKSGGFSDTLVFLISAIIILVCGAVLLTLSVSGETPGFPPVLVTMHTVGVTLVVVGSGLLLGVLIFTLLVYCRSCASSRFHPRNIGVFSISGQLYQRQNTTSSLANLI; from the coding sequence ATGTCATCTATTGATGAGTTGCCACCACCGAGGGCTTCACCCAACCAAGAACAGATCCAGAATGATGCTCTAGAGGAGCACCCAGAACTGTGGtggtccagggagccactcaaGTCGGTTTTATGCTACAGCTTCTCTGTGCTGCTAATATTGGCCTGTGGCATTGGTGGGATTGTACTTCTCTCCACCACCACTAGTCGATCGGGAGAGTGGAGGATGGCTGTTGGGGCGACCCTCTGTATACTCGCCCTGTTGGTTTTACTGAAGCAACTTTTGAGCTCAGCTATTCAGGACATGCATTGTTTGACTAGACGGGAACATATCAATATGCTGAAGAGTGGGGGGTTCTCAGACACGCTGGTATTCCTCATAAGCGCCATTATTATCCTCGTGTGTGGGGCTGTCCTACTTACACTTTCTGTTTCTGGCGAAACCCCGGGCTTCCCTCCTGTACTGGTTACCATGCACACTGTCGGGGTGACGCTGGTTGTGGTGGGATCAGGTCTTCTTCTTGGTGTCCTTATATTCACTCTGTTGGTGTATTGCAGATCTTGTGCGTCTAGTCGGTTTCACCCTCGTAACATCGGGGTGTTCTCCATCTCTGGGCAATTATATCAGCGGCAGAACACCACCTCAAGTTTGGCCAACCTCATATAA